GGGCCCTCAGCCCCGGCCCGTAGGACCTGTCCGGCGCGCACGGGTTCCGTCCGGGCGGCGGTCGCCGTGGAAGACCCCATTGTCAACATCATGTGAAGCGAGTCACCGCAGGCCCGGTTTTAGTTGAAAGTTAATACATCCCGGCGTACGTTGACGGAGTCGTCTGATCGATCATTTGGTCGGTCTGCCCGTCCGGAAGGTACGCCCAGATGTCCCTCGTTCTTGACCCGGCCACCCAGGACCTCCTCTTCCGTGAGGCCCGTACCGCCAACACATTCACTGACGAGCCGGTGACCGAAGAGCAGATCCAGGCGATCTACGATCTCGTGAAATTCGGTCCCACCGCCTACAACCAGACGCCGCTGCGCATCGTCCTGGTCCGCTCCCCCGAGGCCCGCGAGCGGCTCGTCCAGCACATGAGCAACGGCAACAAGCCCAAGACGTCCACCGCCCCGCTGGTCGCGATCTTCGCCGCCGACAACGAGTTCCACGAGGAGCTCCCCGAGCTCTTCCCGGCCTTCCCCGCGGCCAAGGACGCGATCTTCTCCCAGCGTCCGGTGCGCGAGCAGAACGCCGGTATGAACGCGGCGCTCCAGGCCGCCTACTTCATCGTCGGCATCCGCGCCGCCGGTCTGGCCGCGGGCCCGATGACGGGCTTCGACCACGCGGGCGTCCAGAAGGAGTTCCTGGACGGCGACCACACGCCCCTGATGGTCGTGAACATCGGCAAGCCCGGCGACAACGCCTGGTCCGCGCGTTCCCCGCGCCGGTCCTACGACGAGGTCGTCACGACCGTCTGAGGGACCTGGCCCCTCCCACGCACCACGACGAAGGCCGCCGCCCCTCTCCGGGACGGCGGCCTCGTCATCGCTCTCGTACCGCTCAGGCCTCGCCGGAGCCGGACCCGGCGTCGGACCCGGACTCGGCGTCCGAGCCGGACTCGGAGCCGGAGGCCGGCGCCTTCTCGGACTCCAGCGCCTCCGCCATCTCCACGAGCCGCTCGTACGGCGCCGTACCCGTCACGACCGTCGTCGCCCCGTCGGCTGCCCGCACCAGGGCGTCGTACTTCGGCCCCTCCCACCGCTGCCAGGTCTCGCCGCCCACCCGCGCGGTCTTCCCGGTGTTCTCGGCCTCGTGCGTGACGTCGGCGATGTACTTCCGCGCCGGCGCCGTCGACTGCTCCACGGCCACGTACTCACGGTCGGGGTCGAGGAAGCCGAGATGCCAGGAGTTACCGCTCTGCCGCGCGTACGACACGGATGTCGGCTTCCATGTCTTGGGGAGACCCTTCGGGGCCAGCACCGGATACGGGGCGGCTCGCTGCGCCGTCACCAGCTCGACCCGGTAGTCGACCGCCTTAAGGGGATCCGCGTTCTCGTCGTGCGGATTGGCCACGTAGAACACCCCCGCGACGGCGACAACGACCGCCATCGACAGGAACATGCTCCGCACCGTCTGATTGCCTCGCTTCGCTGCCACCTTCCTATGGTCCCATCAAGGGTTCATGCTCATACGTGGGCCCCTCTGCTCATTTTATCGACGTACCGATAGAGTCACAGCACCCTCATTCCGGCCGTCGCCGTACAGAAAGGTGCGTTCCGATGACCGAGCATCAGCTCCCGTCCCCGCTGGAGGTCTCTCCCGAGGCCCCCGACCGCAACCTCGCACTCGAACTCGTACGGGTCACCGAGGCCGCCGCCATGGCGGCCGGACGCTGGGTCGGACGCGGCGACAAGATCGGCGCGGACGGCGCGGCCGTGAACGCCATGCGCACCCTCGTCTCCACCGTCTCGATGAACGGCGTCGTCGTCATCGGCGAGGGCGAGAAGGACGAAGCCCCGATGCTGTTCAACGGAGAGCGGGTCGGCGACGGCACCGGCGCCGAGGTCGACATCGCCGTGGACCCGATCGACGGCACGACCCTCAACGCCAAGGGCATGCCCAACGCCATCGCCGTGCTCGCGGCGGCCGACCGCGGCGCCATGTTCGACCCGTCGGCGGTCTTCTACATGGACAAGCTGGTGACCGGGCCCGAGGCCGCCGACTTCGTCGACATCAACGCCCCCGTCTCGGTCAACATCCGCCGCGTCGCCAAGGCGAAGCGCTCGTCCCCGCAGGACGTCACGGTCGTCATCCTCGACCGCCCCCGCCACGACGACATCGTCAAGGAGATCCGCGAGACGGGCGCGCGGATCAAGTTCATCTCGGACGGGGACGTGGCCGGCTCGATCATGGCCGTACGCGAGGGCACGGGCGTCGACCTGCTGATGGGCATCGGCGGCACCCCCGAGGGCATCATCTCGGCGTGCGCGATCAAGTGCCTCGGCGGGACCATCCAGGGCAAGCTCTGGCCGAAGGACGCCGCCGAGCGGCAGCGGGCGCTCGACGCCGGGCACGATCTGGACCGGGTGCTGTCGACGGACGACCTGGTCAGCGGCGACAACGTGTTCTTCGTCGCGACGGGCATCACGGACGGCGAGCTGCTGCGCGGGGTGCGGTACCGCTCGGAGACCGCGACCACCCAGTCGATGGTGACGCGTTCGAAGTCGGGCACGATCCGGCAGATCGACTCGACGCACCGGCTGTCGAAACTGCGCGCCTACAGCACGATCGACTTCGACCGCGCGAAGTAGCGGAAGGCGTACGCCTTCGCGCTCGGCGGCGGCGGACGGTACGCCGTGTTCGGTACGCGTGGATCCGGGGCGCTCCCCATGTGCGGCAGGGGCGCCCCGGTCACATCCGAACGGAGACGGAAGTGCGGTCAGCCCGCCGCGGCGATCCGGCCCGCGGCCGACGCCGCGTTCCGCAGCTCCACCTCACGGCGCCTGCGGCGCGCGAGGGCCACACGGCGCTCGGCGGCGGTCAGGCCGCCCCACACCCCGTACGGCTCGGGCTGGAGCAGGGCGTGTTCCCGGCAGTCGACCATCACGGGACAGCGTGCGCAGACCCGCTTCGCGGCCTCCTCACGCGCCAGCCTCGCGGCCGTCGGCTCCTTGGACGGGGCGAAGAACAATCCGGCTTCGTCCCGGCGGCACACCGCCTCCGAATGCCAGGGTCCGGCCTGATCCTCCCGAGCGGGACTCCGCTGGGGCGGTACGGCGGCGACCTGCAGGGGCTGATGCGGCAATGACAGCACGGTCCACTCCTGACGACGGCTTCGCGAGCGAGAGGCGATGCAGCAGTCCCTACCCGCTGTGCGCACGCCTAAGCACTGAGTGGCACTGAGATGCGAGGTGCGGAATGTCGTACGGAGTGGTGCACGGGGTGGTG
This window of the Streptomyces niveus genome carries:
- a CDS encoding WhiB family transcriptional regulator; amino-acid sequence: MLSLPHQPLQVAAVPPQRSPAREDQAGPWHSEAVCRRDEAGLFFAPSKEPTAARLAREEAAKRVCARCPVMVDCREHALLQPEPYGVWGGLTAAERRVALARRRRREVELRNAASAAGRIAAAG
- the glpX gene encoding class II fructose-bisphosphatase, whose product is MTEHQLPSPLEVSPEAPDRNLALELVRVTEAAAMAAGRWVGRGDKIGADGAAVNAMRTLVSTVSMNGVVVIGEGEKDEAPMLFNGERVGDGTGAEVDIAVDPIDGTTLNAKGMPNAIAVLAAADRGAMFDPSAVFYMDKLVTGPEAADFVDINAPVSVNIRRVAKAKRSSPQDVTVVILDRPRHDDIVKEIRETGARIKFISDGDVAGSIMAVREGTGVDLLMGIGGTPEGIISACAIKCLGGTIQGKLWPKDAAERQRALDAGHDLDRVLSTDDLVSGDNVFFVATGITDGELLRGVRYRSETATTQSMVTRSKSGTIRQIDSTHRLSKLRAYSTIDFDRAK
- a CDS encoding malonic semialdehyde reductase, which produces MSLVLDPATQDLLFREARTANTFTDEPVTEEQIQAIYDLVKFGPTAYNQTPLRIVLVRSPEARERLVQHMSNGNKPKTSTAPLVAIFAADNEFHEELPELFPAFPAAKDAIFSQRPVREQNAGMNAALQAAYFIVGIRAAGLAAGPMTGFDHAGVQKEFLDGDHTPLMVVNIGKPGDNAWSARSPRRSYDEVVTTV
- a CDS encoding DUF4245 domain-containing protein; its protein translation is MAAKRGNQTVRSMFLSMAVVVAVAGVFYVANPHDENADPLKAVDYRVELVTAQRAAPYPVLAPKGLPKTWKPTSVSYARQSGNSWHLGFLDPDREYVAVEQSTAPARKYIADVTHEAENTGKTARVGGETWQRWEGPKYDALVRAADGATTVVTGTAPYERLVEMAEALESEKAPASGSESGSDAESGSDAGSGSGEA